Proteins encoded together in one Bradyrhizobium sp. PSBB068 window:
- a CDS encoding alpha-hydroxy-acid oxidizing protein, protein MPRHLRRYLTLDDFEPRARQLLPKFLYGYISGGAETDAARSDNRRAFDEYGFVPRVLKDVSGRDQTTTLFGKTYASPFGIPPMGSSALCAYRGDIVLARAAAAANVPMILSASSLITLEDVRAANQQAWYQAYLAGLPERIEPLVDRVAAAGYDTFVVTADVPVPPNRENNIRNGFQVPLEITPRVFWDTITHPDWLLNTWARTVFNHGMPHFENMDAKQGPPVLSRNLMRNIGSRDQLAWKHVELIRKRWPGKLVVKGLIAPEDARLAREHGCDGVMVSNHGGRQLDYTVSALRTLPEIAAEKGNMTVMMDGGIRRGTDVIKALALGADFVWIGRPFLYGAVVAGEAGVARAISLLHAEIDRDLALLGIRSLKEITPDLVRKY, encoded by the coding sequence GTGCCCCGGCATTTGCGGCGCTACCTCACGCTCGACGATTTCGAGCCGCGGGCGCGGCAGCTGCTGCCGAAATTCCTCTACGGCTACATCTCCGGCGGCGCCGAGACCGACGCGGCGCGATCAGACAATCGCCGGGCATTCGACGAATACGGCTTCGTGCCGCGGGTGCTGAAGGACGTCTCCGGCCGCGACCAGACCACGACGCTGTTCGGCAAGACCTACGCCTCGCCGTTCGGGATTCCGCCGATGGGCTCGTCCGCGCTGTGCGCCTATCGTGGCGACATCGTGCTGGCGCGCGCCGCGGCCGCCGCCAACGTCCCGATGATCCTCTCGGCCTCCTCGCTGATTACGCTGGAGGACGTCCGCGCCGCCAATCAACAGGCCTGGTACCAGGCCTATCTCGCTGGCCTCCCCGAGCGGATCGAGCCGCTGGTCGATCGCGTCGCGGCCGCCGGCTACGACACCTTCGTCGTCACCGCCGACGTGCCGGTGCCGCCCAATCGCGAGAACAACATCCGCAACGGCTTCCAGGTGCCGCTCGAGATCACGCCGCGGGTGTTCTGGGACACCATCACCCATCCGGACTGGCTGCTGAACACCTGGGCGCGCACCGTGTTCAATCACGGCATGCCGCATTTCGAGAACATGGACGCCAAGCAGGGCCCGCCGGTGCTGTCCAGGAATCTGATGCGCAACATCGGCAGCCGCGACCAGCTCGCCTGGAAGCATGTCGAGCTGATCCGCAAGCGCTGGCCCGGCAAGCTCGTGGTCAAGGGGCTGATCGCGCCGGAAGACGCCCGGCTGGCGCGCGAGCACGGCTGCGACGGCGTGATGGTCTCCAACCATGGCGGCCGCCAGCTCGACTACACCGTCTCCGCACTGCGCACGCTGCCGGAGATCGCCGCGGAGAAGGGCAACATGACGGTGATGATGGACGGCGGCATCCGCCGCGGCACCGACGTCATCAAGGCGCTGGCGCTCGGCGCGGATTTCGTCTGGATCGGCCGTCCGTTCCTCTACGGCGCCGTGGTCGCGGGCGAAGCCGGCGTAGCGCGCGCGATCTCGCTGCTGCACGCCGAGATCGACCGCGACCTCGCGCTGCTCGGCATCCGCAGCCTGAAGGAAATCACCCCGGACCTGGTTCGGAAATATTGA
- a CDS encoding nuclear transport factor 2 family protein: protein MSDIQAIASAIDGYFDLMYDVDDSRFRDVFADAAIVHGIRDGKHTVRSAAEFRDFIRSRPSPASMKSPREEAIISIDQTSPDLAIAKVRVRAGQTGFIDHLVFHRIDGRWLITTKAFHVAQVFPEGS, encoded by the coding sequence ATGAGCGACATCCAGGCCATCGCATCCGCGATCGATGGATATTTCGATCTGATGTATGACGTCGACGACAGCCGTTTCCGCGACGTGTTCGCCGATGCCGCCATCGTGCACGGCATCCGGGACGGCAAGCACACGGTGCGGTCGGCGGCAGAATTCCGCGACTTCATCCGGAGCCGTCCGTCGCCGGCGTCGATGAAATCGCCGCGCGAGGAGGCCATCATCAGCATCGACCAGACCTCGCCCGATCTGGCCATCGCCAAGGTGCGCGTCAGGGCCGGCCAGACCGGCTTCATCGACCATCTGGTGTTTCATCGCATCGACGGCAGGTGGCTGATCACCACCAAGGCTTTTCACGTCGCGCAGGTGTTTCCGGAGGGCTCGTAA
- a CDS encoding DUF1330 domain-containing protein, whose amino-acid sequence MGVDLLNVKGLSELDQTAPVVMVNLMRFRQRSLDGDGSGWDAYLRYSALTVPMIKARGGTLLWTGNAETVALGEPDGQRWDYLALVYYPSVAAFTDMMTSADYETSCDPHRRNGCEAHVIIATREAYSKFKAG is encoded by the coding sequence ATGGGTGTCGATCTCTTGAACGTCAAAGGCTTGAGCGAGCTGGATCAAACGGCCCCGGTCGTGATGGTCAATCTGATGCGATTTCGCCAGCGGTCGCTCGACGGCGACGGTTCGGGTTGGGATGCCTATCTGCGCTACAGCGCGCTCACTGTCCCCATGATCAAGGCGCGCGGCGGCACGCTGCTCTGGACCGGCAACGCCGAGACGGTCGCGCTCGGCGAGCCGGACGGCCAGCGTTGGGATTACCTCGCGCTGGTCTATTATCCGAGCGTCGCGGCCTTTACCGACATGATGACATCGGCCGACTACGAGACCAGCTGCGACCCACACCGCCGCAACGGCTGCGAGGCGCACGTCATCATCGCGACGCGCGAGGCCTACAGCAAATTCAAGGCGGGGTGA
- a CDS encoding LysR family transcriptional regulator gives MDEVDGRLVGGLVVLAALADARSFGRAAERLGMTQSGVSKAIAKLEARLDTRLVHRTSRAVELTEEGRALVERVAAHLAGIGEAAAATSKSRDAVRGRLRVNVDPLFSRMVLSPKLSEFLLQNPGMELRIETRDRIADLVSDGFDLAVRFGEPAPSALIARRVLDARVLTVASPIYLERHGRPRDPRELASRDHQCIHAIDAATGRPFDWEFWRGGKVVPVVVNGRLTVTDSGTKLGACLAGFGIAQVIDLGIDDHLRSGALIELFPDWPDERFPLYVYYASRNHVPAKVRRFIDFITDTLAAKPRSPRKSAGLRKVS, from the coding sequence ATGGACGAAGTTGACGGTCGGCTGGTTGGCGGCCTGGTGGTCCTCGCGGCGCTGGCGGATGCGCGCAGTTTTGGCCGCGCCGCCGAACGGCTCGGCATGACGCAATCCGGGGTCAGCAAGGCGATCGCCAAGCTCGAGGCGCGCCTCGACACGCGGCTGGTTCACCGCACGAGCCGTGCCGTCGAGCTCACCGAGGAGGGACGCGCGCTGGTCGAACGGGTTGCCGCGCATCTGGCCGGGATCGGCGAGGCGGCGGCGGCGACCTCGAAATCGCGCGATGCGGTCCGCGGCAGGCTGCGGGTCAATGTCGATCCGCTGTTCTCCCGCATGGTGCTGTCGCCGAAGCTGAGCGAGTTCCTGCTGCAAAATCCGGGCATGGAGCTGCGGATCGAGACCCGCGACCGGATCGCGGACCTGGTCAGCGACGGTTTCGACCTGGCGGTGCGTTTCGGCGAGCCGGCGCCGTCGGCGCTGATTGCGCGCCGCGTGCTCGATGCGCGCGTGCTCACCGTGGCCTCGCCGATCTATCTCGAACGACACGGCCGGCCGCGTGATCCGCGGGAGCTCGCGAGCCGCGATCATCAGTGCATCCACGCGATCGACGCGGCAACCGGACGCCCCTTCGATTGGGAGTTCTGGCGCGGCGGCAAGGTCGTGCCGGTCGTGGTCAACGGGCGGCTCACCGTGACCGATTCAGGAACCAAGCTCGGCGCTTGCCTGGCCGGCTTCGGAATCGCGCAGGTGATTGATCTCGGCATCGACGATCACTTGAGGAGCGGCGCGCTGATCGAGCTGTTTCCGGACTGGCCGGACGAGCGTTTTCCGCTCTACGTCTATTACGCCTCGCGCAACCACGTGCCGGCCAAGGTAAGGCGATTCATCGACTTCATCACGGACACGCTGGCGGCAAAGCCGCGTTCGCCACGCAAATCCGCCGGCTTGCGCAAGGTGAGCTAG
- a CDS encoding TetR/AcrR family transcriptional regulator has translation MPPRSYVSPARSAAAAETRERVIEAASRTLREGESIARFSLDTVAKVAGVTRLTVYNQFGSRRGLLEAVFDEIARHGGLHQLADAMTTADPRAGLDRMVEIFCGFWSRDSAVGRLHDAMATDPEFAEAVRERNERRRRGVTGLVDRIAGKQASPQARKDAVDLIFALTSYPTFASLSAAGRSRDEVCRVVQRACHAALAPLSNPSS, from the coding sequence ATGCCGCCGCGCAGCTATGTGAGCCCGGCGCGCAGCGCCGCCGCCGCCGAGACCCGCGAGCGCGTGATCGAGGCCGCCTCGCGTACGCTGCGCGAAGGCGAGAGCATTGCGCGGTTCTCGCTGGATACGGTGGCGAAGGTGGCCGGCGTGACGCGGCTGACGGTCTACAACCAGTTCGGCTCGCGGCGCGGGCTGCTCGAGGCCGTGTTCGACGAGATCGCGCGCCACGGCGGCCTGCATCAGCTCGCCGACGCCATGACGACGGCCGATCCGCGCGCCGGCCTCGACCGCATGGTCGAGATCTTCTGCGGCTTCTGGAGCCGCGATTCCGCGGTCGGACGGCTGCATGACGCAATGGCGACCGATCCCGAATTCGCCGAAGCCGTGCGCGAGCGCAACGAGCGCCGCCGTCGCGGTGTCACCGGATTGGTCGACCGCATCGCGGGCAAGCAAGCGTCGCCACAGGCCCGCAAGGATGCCGTCGACCTGATCTTCGCGCTGACGAGCTACCCGACCTTCGCCTCGCTGAGCGCCGCCGGGCGGTCGAGGGACGAGGTCTGCCGGGTGGTGCAGAGGGCCTGTCACGCGGCGCTTGCGCCGCTCTCCAACCCGTCATCCTGA
- a CDS encoding C-terminal binding protein, with the protein MSKFRVVTPKGASFTVAGGGYDYEREALDPIGAEIVEAPANEAEFIAAAKTADAIYAKGMPITKAVIDALENCKVITLGSVGVDSVDVKAATARGIPVTNIPDTFIEEVADHAMMLLLAGFRRLIEQDKMVRSGRWAEGRPALLKIPRLMGQTLGFISFGRVARAVAKRAAPFGLRMMAYDPFIQETLMYDHGVIPSTLSEVLSQSDFVSMHAPARPEVHHMLTEKHFRQMKKSAVFINTGRGATVDEEALIKALQEGWITHAALDVLEKEPPSHNNPMLGMDNVTLTAHVASASARFDEARKRRVGYELSLVLQGMWPVSCVNPSVLQNTALRRWQPVSMDRGPNS; encoded by the coding sequence ATGTCGAAATTCAGGGTGGTGACGCCGAAGGGCGCAAGCTTCACGGTCGCCGGCGGCGGCTATGATTATGAGCGCGAGGCGCTCGATCCGATCGGCGCCGAGATCGTCGAGGCGCCGGCCAACGAGGCCGAGTTCATCGCCGCGGCAAAGACCGCGGATGCGATCTATGCCAAGGGCATGCCGATCACCAAAGCGGTGATCGACGCGCTCGAGAACTGCAAGGTGATCACGCTCGGCAGCGTCGGCGTCGATTCCGTCGACGTCAAGGCCGCGACCGCGCGCGGCATCCCGGTCACCAACATCCCCGACACCTTCATCGAGGAGGTCGCCGACCACGCCATGATGCTGCTGCTCGCAGGCTTCCGCCGCCTGATCGAGCAGGACAAGATGGTCCGCAGCGGCCGCTGGGCCGAGGGCCGCCCGGCGCTCTTGAAGATTCCGCGGCTGATGGGCCAGACCCTCGGCTTCATCTCGTTCGGCCGCGTCGCCCGCGCGGTGGCCAAGCGCGCGGCGCCGTTCGGTCTCAGGATGATGGCTTATGATCCGTTCATCCAGGAAACGCTGATGTACGACCACGGCGTGATCCCCTCGACGCTGTCGGAGGTACTGTCGCAATCGGATTTCGTCTCGATGCACGCCCCGGCGCGTCCCGAAGTGCACCACATGCTGACCGAGAAGCATTTTCGCCAGATGAAAAAGTCAGCCGTCTTCATCAACACCGGCCGCGGCGCGACCGTCGACGAGGAGGCGCTGATCAAGGCGCTGCAGGAGGGCTGGATCACCCACGCCGCGCTCGATGTGCTGGAGAAGGAGCCGCCGTCGCACAACAATCCGATGCTCGGGATGGACAATGTTACCTTGACCGCCCACGTCGCCTCGGCATCGGCACGTTTTGACGAGGCGCGCAAGCGCCGGGTGGGCTACGAATTGTCACTAGTGCTGCAAGGCATGTGGCCGGTAAGCTGCGTCAACCCGTCGGTGCTGCAAAACACCGCGCTGCGCCGCTGGCAGCCCGTCAGCATGGATCGCGGTCCGAACAGTTAG
- a CDS encoding MCE family protein, with translation MARASNLVIGTLTLALVAGSLGGWLGYQRYAGIKRMVPFRVVFEGSASGLRRGGSVNFAGVRIGEVVSIRLDRHRVVAMTRIEGNAPIRKDTQVGLEFQGLTGIAAISFTGGTDDAPPPPLGADGIPELTADPEGTMGIQEKLRVALRNVDRVITENEAGIKDSLLGLENFTNSLSGNGELIAGFIDAADDGISTVDAKLASADKFLKSFGSDKYGGELLPTVISLRELIQSFDKKSGAMIAETRKTLSDVSQSVNAFNEKIAGRGGRR, from the coding sequence ATGGCGCGCGCCAGCAATCTCGTGATCGGCACCCTGACGCTGGCCCTCGTCGCCGGCTCGCTCGGCGGCTGGCTCGGCTATCAGCGCTATGCCGGCATCAAGCGGATGGTGCCGTTCCGCGTCGTGTTCGAGGGCTCGGCGTCCGGCCTGCGTCGCGGCGGCAGCGTCAACTTCGCAGGCGTGCGGATCGGCGAGGTGGTCTCGATCAGGCTCGACCGCCACCGCGTGGTGGCGATGACGCGGATCGAGGGCAACGCCCCGATCAGGAAGGACACCCAGGTCGGCCTCGAATTCCAGGGCCTCACCGGGATCGCCGCGATCTCCTTCACCGGCGGCACCGACGATGCGCCGCCGCCGCCGCTCGGTGCCGACGGCATTCCCGAGCTGACCGCCGATCCCGAAGGCACGATGGGAATCCAGGAGAAGCTGCGCGTCGCGCTGCGCAATGTCGACCGCGTCATCACCGAGAACGAGGCCGGCATCAAGGACTCGCTGCTCGGGCTCGAGAACTTCACCAACTCGCTGTCGGGCAATGGCGAGCTGATCGCCGGCTTCATCGACGCCGCCGACGACGGCATCAGCACGGTCGACGCCAAGCTGGCCTCGGCCGACAAGTTCCTGAAGAGCTTCGGCAGCGACAAATATGGCGGCGAGCTGCTGCCGACCGTGATCTCGCTGCGCGAGCTGATCCAGAGCTTCGACAAGAAGTCCGGCGCGATGATCGCCGAGACGCGCAAGACGCTCAGCGACGTCAGCCAGTCCGTCAACGCGTTCAACGAGAAAATTGCCGGGCGCGGCGGCAGGCGCTAA
- a CDS encoding DMT family transporter: protein MTTLPAPATTPRRTPLHWLNNQPYLLLSLTSLFWAANIVLARHVGSHVPPVTLTTIRWFGVFLILLPFAWPHLKEDWPKLRKALPLMLLLSAVGFAFNNAISYWAMQYTEALNALLIQSAGPLFVALWSLVLFGVRLTPAQLAGIAISLAGVLTIILRGDFSALANISFNRGDIMFGASLVSFGLYSALIPRRPKIHQLSLISFTTCCGALMLLPVAVWEFANGVTLKLDVLTFATLGYTLIFPSTLAYLFFNRGVALIGPNRAAPFFHLVPVFGSAMAILLLGETLAPFHLIGYALVLAGVIIASRQGSAKH, encoded by the coding sequence ATGACCACCTTGCCCGCACCTGCCACAACCCCGCGCCGCACTCCGCTGCACTGGCTCAACAACCAGCCCTATCTGCTGCTCAGCCTGACGTCGCTGTTCTGGGCAGCCAATATCGTGCTGGCGCGGCATGTCGGCAGCCATGTGCCGCCGGTCACCCTGACCACGATCCGCTGGTTCGGCGTGTTCCTGATCCTGTTGCCGTTCGCCTGGCCGCATCTGAAGGAGGACTGGCCGAAGCTGCGCAAAGCGCTGCCGCTGATGCTGCTGTTGTCCGCGGTCGGCTTCGCGTTCAACAACGCGATCTCCTACTGGGCGATGCAATACACCGAGGCGCTGAATGCCCTGCTGATTCAGTCGGCAGGGCCCCTGTTCGTGGCGCTGTGGTCGCTGGTCCTGTTCGGCGTACGGCTGACGCCGGCGCAGCTTGCCGGCATTGCGATCTCGCTCGCCGGCGTGCTGACCATCATCCTGCGCGGCGACTTCTCGGCGCTCGCCAATATCTCCTTCAACCGCGGCGACATCATGTTCGGCGCCTCGCTGGTGTCGTTCGGCCTCTACTCGGCGCTGATCCCGCGGCGGCCCAAGATCCATCAGCTCTCGCTGATCTCGTTCACCACCTGCTGTGGTGCGCTGATGCTGCTGCCGGTGGCCGTCTGGGAATTCGCCAACGGCGTGACGCTGAAGCTCGACGTCCTGACCTTTGCCACGCTGGGCTACACGCTGATCTTCCCGTCCACGCTCGCCTATCTGTTCTTCAACCGCGGCGTCGCATTGATCGGCCCGAACCGCGCGGCGCCGTTCTTCCATCTGGTGCCGGTGTTCGGCTCGGCGATGGCGATCCTGCTGCTCGGCGAAACGCTGGCGCCGTTTCATCTGATCGGCTACGCCCTGGTGCTCGCCGGCGTCATCATCGCCTCACGGCAGGGCTCGGCGAAGCACTAG
- a CDS encoding cache domain-containing protein: protein MKLSNLKITPKLGILVGVTLLGLCTAGILAGHLMQREMTNARIDQAKAIVEMAKNMAAGLKKEVDAGKMTKEAAIAELGKHGNAMTYDNGAGYLFGTDYNGITVLAPDPKQVGTNRMEVVTNGRKLSWELMNGVKANGDILLFYDYVKPGQETPIRKLGYAVAVPGFDMYIGTGAYLDDIDAKMRPIAWLLGLAIIGIGVISSSVAWLIGRSISGPLNLLGSRMRDIADGKLDGDIPGVGRGDEVGGMAATVQIFKDNAIRIRGLEQAEAEAQARATAERRSTMQNLASDFERSVNGIVRTVASAAAGMQTTAQSMTATASDASARAATVGAASDSASNNVGTVAAAAEELSSSVAEISRQVARSSEVASQAVADAERTNATVQALSTGAEKIGEVVKLIHSIAAQTNLLALNATIEAARAGESGRGFAVVASEVKALANQTAKATEEISAQVAAMQASTGEAVTSIGGITATIAQMSEITASISTAIDQQGDATREIARNIQQVAAGSSEISAHIGGVTTAAAATGTAAGDVLSNARELDTQSGMLRSAVDEFLQKVRAA, encoded by the coding sequence GTGAAGCTGTCAAATCTGAAGATCACCCCCAAGCTCGGCATTCTGGTGGGGGTGACCCTCCTTGGTCTGTGCACGGCCGGCATTCTCGCCGGACACTTGATGCAGCGTGAGATGACAAATGCTCGCATCGACCAGGCCAAGGCCATCGTCGAGATGGCGAAGAACATGGCGGCAGGCCTGAAGAAGGAAGTCGACGCCGGAAAGATGACCAAGGAAGCGGCAATCGCAGAGCTGGGCAAGCACGGCAACGCGATGACCTACGATAACGGCGCCGGCTATCTGTTCGGCACCGACTACAACGGCATCACGGTGCTGGCGCCCGATCCGAAGCAGGTCGGAACCAACCGCATGGAGGTCGTGACCAATGGCCGCAAGCTGTCGTGGGAGCTGATGAACGGCGTCAAGGCCAATGGCGATATCCTGCTGTTCTATGATTATGTGAAGCCCGGCCAGGAGACCCCGATCCGCAAGCTCGGCTACGCCGTCGCGGTCCCCGGCTTCGACATGTATATCGGCACCGGCGCCTATCTCGACGACATCGACGCCAAGATGCGCCCGATTGCCTGGTTGCTTGGGCTCGCGATCATCGGCATCGGCGTCATCTCGAGTTCGGTCGCCTGGCTGATCGGCCGCAGCATCTCCGGTCCGCTGAATCTGCTCGGCAGCCGCATGCGCGACATTGCCGACGGCAAGCTCGACGGCGACATCCCTGGTGTCGGCCGCGGCGATGAGGTCGGCGGGATGGCTGCGACCGTGCAGATCTTCAAGGACAATGCGATCCGGATCCGCGGCCTCGAGCAGGCCGAAGCCGAAGCGCAGGCGCGCGCCACGGCCGAGCGCCGCAGCACGATGCAGAACCTGGCGAGCGATTTCGAGCGCAGCGTGAACGGCATCGTCCGTACGGTGGCCTCCGCCGCCGCCGGCATGCAGACCACGGCGCAGTCGATGACCGCGACCGCCAGCGACGCCAGCGCGCGGGCGGCGACGGTCGGCGCCGCATCCGACAGCGCCTCCAACAATGTCGGCACCGTCGCCGCGGCGGCCGAGGAGCTCTCCAGCTCGGTTGCGGAAATCTCCCGCCAGGTGGCGCGTTCCAGCGAGGTCGCAAGCCAGGCAGTCGCCGATGCCGAGCGCACCAATGCGACCGTGCAGGCGCTGTCCACCGGCGCCGAGAAGATCGGCGAGGTGGTCAAGCTGATCCATTCGATCGCCGCCCAGACCAATCTGCTCGCGCTCAACGCCACCATCGAGGCGGCGCGCGCAGGCGAATCCGGCCGTGGTTTCGCGGTGGTCGCCTCGGAAGTGAAGGCGCTGGCCAACCAGACCGCGAAGGCGACCGAGGAGATCTCGGCGCAGGTCGCCGCGATGCAGGCCTCCACCGGCGAGGCGGTGACCTCGATCGGCGGCATCACCGCGACGATCGCGCAGATGAGCGAGATCACGGCGTCGATCTCGACCGCGATCGACCAGCAGGGCGATGCGACGCGCGAGATCGCGCGCAACATCCAGCAGGTCGCGGCCGGCTCGAGCGAGATCTCCGCCCATATCGGCGGCGTCACCACCGCGGCCGCCGCCACCGGCACCGCGGCGGGCGACGTGCTGTCGAATGCGCGCGAACTCGACACCCAGTCCGGCATGCTGCGCAGCGCGGTCGACGAGTTCCTGCAGAAGGTGCGCGCGGCGTAA
- a CDS encoding EamA family transporter, producing the protein MSASDSTATPASGSWIANQPYLLLCITAMCWAGNAIVGRLAAGHIPPVTLSFLRWSAAFLIILPFAWKHLARDWPVIRNNLGIMMLLSLTGISAFNTLQYWALEHTQALNTLLLQSAAPLVVALWSLILLGTRLTLAQLCGVLLSLAGVLVILLHGDLTTLSKIEFNKGDLIFIVALVIFALYSVLTLKRPKIHGLSVAAFTFGCGAALLIPFFIWELGARPVMQLTTNNLLSLFYVAVFPSTLAYLCFNRGVQLIGANRAAPFFHMVPVFGTIMSIVFIGEHPQAFHFIGFALVLAGVFAASRKQSAA; encoded by the coding sequence ATGTCTGCCTCCGATTCCACCGCAACGCCTGCGTCCGGCTCCTGGATCGCCAATCAGCCCTACCTGCTGCTCTGCATCACCGCGATGTGCTGGGCCGGCAATGCGATCGTCGGCCGGCTCGCCGCCGGCCATATTCCGCCGGTGACGCTGTCGTTCCTGCGCTGGTCGGCGGCGTTCCTGATCATCCTGCCGTTCGCCTGGAAGCACCTTGCCCGCGACTGGCCCGTGATCCGCAACAATCTCGGCATCATGATGCTGCTGTCGCTCACCGGCATCAGCGCCTTCAACACGCTGCAATACTGGGCGCTCGAGCACACCCAGGCGCTCAACACGCTGCTGCTGCAATCGGCGGCGCCGCTGGTGGTCGCGCTGTGGTCGCTGATCCTGCTCGGCACGCGGCTGACGCTGGCGCAGCTCTGCGGCGTGCTGCTGTCGCTTGCCGGCGTGCTGGTGATCCTGCTGCACGGCGATCTCACGACGCTGTCGAAGATCGAGTTCAACAAGGGCGATCTGATCTTCATCGTCGCACTGGTGATCTTCGCGCTGTATTCGGTGCTGACGCTGAAACGGCCCAAGATCCACGGGCTGTCGGTGGCGGCCTTCACCTTCGGCTGCGGCGCGGCGTTGCTGATCCCGTTCTTCATCTGGGAGCTTGGCGCGCGGCCGGTGATGCAGCTCACGACCAACAACCTGCTGTCGCTGTTCTATGTCGCGGTGTTCCCCTCGACGCTGGCCTATCTGTGCTTCAACCGCGGTGTGCAGCTGATCGGCGCCAACCGCGCTGCGCCGTTCTTCCACATGGTTCCGGTGTTCGGCACCATCATGTCGATCGTGTTCATCGGCGAGCATCCGCAGGCCTTCCATTTCATCGGCTTCGCGCTGGTGCTGGCCGGCGTCTTCGCGGCGTCGCGGAAGCAGTCGGCGGCCTGA
- a CDS encoding metal-dependent phosphohydrolase, which translates to MMTLPELAADALGKFLGEYMQRRFGSSQTELVEMVPSIARIAIECIGNSDALYHNVEHTMLVTLAGHDILRGRALHAHMSAEDYAHVIIACLTHDIGYVRGLFDADDQNGYLVAADGRKVILPRGSSDAALMSYHVDRSKIFVMERLKGVALLDKERIARAIEGTRFPQSTPNGDEDFGDEAILLRAADLIGQLGDPHYIRKANALYIEFEEAGLNRQLGYDSPADLVDLYPRFYWDSVAPHVQRAIRHLNITSSGRQWIANLYSNVFRAERDISLSGPQK; encoded by the coding sequence GTGATGACCCTTCCCGAACTTGCGGCCGACGCACTCGGCAAATTCCTCGGCGAATACATGCAGCGCCGCTTCGGCTCTTCGCAGACCGAGCTCGTGGAGATGGTGCCCTCGATCGCGCGGATCGCCATCGAATGCATCGGCAACAGCGACGCGCTCTATCACAATGTCGAGCACACCATGCTGGTGACGCTCGCCGGCCACGACATCCTGCGCGGCCGCGCGCTGCACGCGCATATGAGCGCCGAGGATTATGCACATGTCATCATCGCCTGCCTGACCCATGACATCGGTTACGTGCGCGGGCTGTTCGATGCCGACGACCAGAACGGCTATCTGGTCGCGGCCGATGGCCGCAAGGTGATCCTGCCGCGCGGCTCGTCGGATGCGGCGCTGATGTCCTATCACGTCGACCGCTCCAAGATCTTCGTGATGGAGCGGCTCAAGGGCGTCGCGCTGCTCGACAAGGAGCGCATTGCGCGCGCAATCGAGGGCACCCGTTTTCCGCAGAGCACCCCGAACGGCGATGAGGACTTCGGCGACGAGGCCATCTTGCTGCGCGCCGCCGATCTGATCGGCCAGCTCGGCGATCCGCACTACATCCGCAAGGCCAACGCGCTCTACATCGAATTCGAGGAGGCCGGATTGAACCGCCAGCTCGGTTACGATTCGCCGGCCGATCTCGTCGACCTCTATCCGCGCTTCTACTGGGACAGCGTCGCGCCGCATGTGCAGAGGGCGATCCGCCACCTCAACATCACCTCAAGCGGGCGGCAATGGATCGCCAATCTCTACAGCAACGTGTTTCGCGCCGAGCGCGACATCTCGCTGTCGGGACCGCAGAAATAG